The stretch of DNA CCACCTCGCCCGCGAACAGGCCGACCGTGCCGGGGGTCAGCTGGGCCTGGCGCCACGGCTGGGAGAAGAAGGTGAGCGTCAGCCGGGCGTTGCCGTCGGTGAGCGTCACCTCGGTGCGCGTCTTGCGACCGCCGGGGCCGAACCGCTTGTTGACCGCCTCGACGACGCGCGCCATGACGGTGGCGTACTGCCCGACCTGCAACGACGCGAGGTCGGTCATCTCCCCCAGCGACACGTAGCGCCGTGGGTAGTGCCGCAGGAGGTCGTCGATGGTCTCCAGGCCGAGGGTCGCGAGCTTCTTGGCCGTCGCGTCGCCCACGACGGAGCGCAGCCGGCGCTCCGGCGGGTTCGTGGGACCCGGCGTCGCTGCGGGACTGGTGGTCACGATGGCATCCCTACTCGACCGCCACGAACAGCGGGTAGTTCTCCTGGCCGCCCTCGTACACGACGACGTCGACGTCGACGCGCTCCTCGCGCAGCCGGCGCGACAGCGTCTGCGCGACCGTGTGGTCGGCACCGTCGCCGACGACGAGGGTGACGAGCTCCGCGGTGGGCGAGAGCAGCCGGTCGAGCACCGCGTCGGCCACCTCGGCGACGTCGGAGCCGACGACCGCGAAGTCGCCCGACACGACGCCGAGCACGTCGCCGGCCTCGCAGGGTCCGGCCATGGTGATGCCCGGCTCGACCGCGACCGTGACGGCGCCGTGCTGCGTGTGCGCCGCCGCGCTCGACATGGCGACGACGTCCTCGTCGAAGTCGCGGCCGGGGTCGTGGACGGCCAGCGCCGCGAGCCCCTGCACCTGTGCGTGGGTGGGGATGACCGCGACGCGGACACCGTCGGCCCTGACCTGCTTGGCGGCAGCGTCGAACAGGCCGACGTAGCGCTGGTTGTTCGGCAGCACCACGACCTCCTCGGCGTCGAGGCCGCGCAGGGTCTCGAGCATCGTGGCGACGTCGACCGGGCGCTCGCGCGTGAACTCGAGCACGTGGGCACCGGCCTCGCGGCAGAGGTCGGCCAGCCCCGCGCCCGTGGCCGCGACGACCACGGCCCGGCCCGACCGCTGCCGACCCTGCTGCCGCGCGACCTGGTCGGCGAAGTGCGTGACCGCGATGCGGTAGGGGCGGCCGGCCTGCAGGCCCGCCTCGATGGCGGCACCGACGTCGTCGACGTGGACGTGGACGTTCCAGAGCCGGTCGCCGCCGACGACCACCAGCGAGTCGCCCAACGCGTCGAGCGTGTGCCGCAGCGCCGGGATCTCGCTCTCCTCGGCGTCGAGGAGGTACATGACCTCGTACGCCGGACCGCCCTCGACGAAGTCGTCGCCCGACGCGGCCAGCGGCGTGGGCACGTGCTGGGCGGCCGGCGTGGGCGCCCGGCCCGTGAGCGCGCGCTCCGTGGCGTCGAGCACCACCACGAGCGCGCGACCCCCGGCGTCGACGACGCCGGCCTCTGCGAGCCGCGCGAGCTGCTCGGGGGTGCGCTCCAGGGCCACGCGCGCCGACGCGGCCGCCAGGGCGAAGACGTCGCGCGCCTCGGCACCGGACTCGACGGCGTCCTGCGCTCCGTCGGCGGCGGCCCGCGCGACGGACAGGATCGTGCCCTCCACGGGTCGGCCCACGGCGGCATGCGCGGCGTCGGAGGCGGCGCGGAACGCGTGCGCGACGTCGTCGGCGCGGACCTCGGCGCCGAGGTCGAGGTCGCCGAAGACCGCCCGGACGAGCTGGGACAGGATCACGCCGCTGTTGCCCTTGGCGCCCATGAGCAGGCCGTCGGTGTGCGCCTTCACCAGGTCGGGCAGCACGACGTCGTCGGGCAGCGCCGCGACGGCGTCGGCACCCGCGACGAAGGTCAGGTAGGCGTTCGTGCCGGTGTCGCCGTCGGGCACGGGGAACACGTTGAGGGCGTCGATCTCAGCCCGTGCCGTGGACAGCGCCTGCACGCAGAGCTGCGTCCACGCGCGGAAGGCGTCGGCTCGCAGGCGCAGGACCATGGGGGCAGGTTAGCGTGGGCCACCGACGTGGCGCCGGGCACCGCGAGGGCGATTGGCCCCGCCGCCGGGGCATCGGCTATCCTTACGTGGTTGCCCGTTCACCGGGCACACCTTTCGTACGTTCGTCGTCCGACGAACCCCGTTCTCGAGCTTGCAGGAGTGGTCGCTGTGGCAGCGGTCTGTGACGTGTGCACCAAGGGACCCGGCTTCGGCCACAACGTGTCCCACTCGCACCGACGCACGAAGCGTCGTTTCGACCCCAACATCCAGCGCGTGCGCGCCGTCGTCGACGGCACGCCCAAGCGCCTCAACGTCTGCACGTCGTGCCTCAAGGCCGGCAAGGTCAGCCGCTGAGGCAGGTCCACGCCTTCGGCGACGACGCGCTCGGTGAGCTCGACGCCGTCGCCCT from Aeromicrobium erythreum encodes:
- a CDS encoding DAK2 domain-containing protein codes for the protein MVLRLRADAFRAWTQLCVQALSTARAEIDALNVFPVPDGDTGTNAYLTFVAGADAVAALPDDVVLPDLVKAHTDGLLMGAKGNSGVILSQLVRAVFGDLDLGAEVRADDVAHAFRAASDAAHAAVGRPVEGTILSVARAAADGAQDAVESGAEARDVFALAAASARVALERTPEQLARLAEAGVVDAGGRALVVVLDATERALTGRAPTPAAQHVPTPLAASGDDFVEGGPAYEVMYLLDAEESEIPALRHTLDALGDSLVVVGGDRLWNVHVHVDDVGAAIEAGLQAGRPYRIAVTHFADQVARQQGRQRSGRAVVVAATGAGLADLCREAGAHVLEFTRERPVDVATMLETLRGLDAEEVVVLPNNQRYVGLFDAAAKQVRADGVRVAVIPTHAQVQGLAALAVHDPGRDFDEDVVAMSSAAAHTQHGAVTVAVEPGITMAGPCEAGDVLGVVSGDFAVVGSDVAEVADAVLDRLLSPTAELVTLVVGDGADHTVAQTLSRRLREERVDVDVVVYEGGQENYPLFVAVE
- the rpmB gene encoding 50S ribosomal protein L28, whose protein sequence is MAAVCDVCTKGPGFGHNVSHSHRRTKRRFDPNIQRVRAVVDGTPKRLNVCTSCLKAGKVSR